Part of the Bubalus bubalis isolate 160015118507 breed Murrah chromosome 9, NDDB_SH_1, whole genome shotgun sequence genome is shown below.
tccctggtggtccagcggctaaggctctgagctcccagtgcagggcgcCCCAGTTTgagatccctggtcaaggaactagatcttgcatgccgcaactaagacccagtgcagccaaataaataaaatatttaaactaaataaaatcaataaaacagatgGGCAGAGAAACAGCCCTCAGACAAGGAGCTAAAGAGATGAACAGAGCCCCTTAGGTAGATGGACAGAGAAACCCCAGGCAGCCTCCCCATTCAGACAAATGACAGTCAGGGGAAAGTGAAAAGGTCTTTATTAGCTCACTCTATGCCTGGACCAGTAGCAGCCCCAGGCTCAGCGGGGTTCTGACTGGGGGCCTCTGGACAGTCAGTGGGGGTGGCTTCAGCAGTGGCCTTAGGTTGGGGGGGGCTATGTGAGTAGCAGCACTGGTCCCCCTGTTGACAGGTGCCCTGGTAGGAAGACAATGGGTGTGAATGAACCCCGTTCTGGAGCACAGCAGCCTCCACTGGGTTCCTTCCCTGGATAGGGAGCTCACTCCCACCCATTTGCCTGgtcccacctcccccagccctgctggcCCATTGGCCCAGTCCTGTGGCTGGGAGGAGAACCCATGGGTGCTtcggttggggggtggggggcacctcACCTCCTTGAACCTCTTGCAGGGAAATGTCTTGAGCCAGGCAGCCCGCTCAGCTGGGTCCTCCACCGGCTCCTTTCGCTTATTTTGGAGCATCCTACGTCTCTCTTCCACAGTTTCTCCTGCTGCCTTGCCTCTGTGTAGGGAGACGAGGGGAGGCTCCATTGGCCTTTGTGCCCACTCCCCCCAGCTAAGCCCCACCTTCATTCACCCAACTCTCACTCACCCTGGCCGGGCACGGGGCCGGGGACCCCAGTTGGCCTCAGGGTTGGCCTGGAAGCGCTTGAGTCCTCGCTGGCGGGAGCTGGGGTTGGCATCATCCCGGATGGTGAAGTTGGCCTGCAGCCTGGGGAAATGGGAGTGGGGGTTGAAAGGCATCTGCCAGGCGGCTGGGCACACATCACCTAGGCTGCCTGCCCACCTCGGTGCAGCTCAATGCACCTTGGGAAAACTGTGTCTGCAGGTGCAGGGCTtctatcatttatttaataaatatttatcgaGTGCCTACAGTGGGCCTCAAATCTGCTGCCAGTAAAGCTGACATTCTAATGCCTAAGACAGACGAGCAAGGAGGCAAGTCAGAAATCAGAcagctgggcttccttggtgctcCAGGGGTTAAGAACTCGCCTGCCCTTGCAGgggacagggttcaatccctggtccaggaagatcccacatgccatgaagcaactaagcctgtatgttacaactgctgagcccacacgctacaactactgaagcctgtgcgcctagaGCCGCAACAGGAAAGGCCATCACGAGAAGAAGCCCGAGCAgcgcaactagggagtagcccccactcactccAACTAGAAAATgcccgtgcacagcaatgaagaccccacacagccaaaaataataaaggaagaaacTAGCAAATTATATCATGTGAGGACATAAGGGAGCAGGGTAGAGCAATGGGGAGTCTGGGAAGGAGTGCGGTGAGAACAGGGCAACAGGGACACAGGAAGAAAGTTTGGGAAGAGCCATGGGGGAGCCTAAGGACAGCAGTCTAGGCAGAAGGAACTGCCATGCAGAGGCTGCGCCTGCCAAGTTTGAGTGAGGAGGCCAGGGTGCAGGAGCGGAGGTAGGAGGGCCAAATGAGAGTAGGGAAGTGATGGGAAGATAGTACAGGGCCTGCAGACAGAACTGTTTCCACTGGGTCAGGTGGGAGCCACAGAGGGTTCTGAGGAGAGGAGGGCCGGGATCTGACTTGTGCTCACAGGTGCCCTCTGGCTGCTGTCCGGGGAACAGCTCATgagggggaggagctgggggaccAGGGGGTCGGGGACTGCATTGGTTCAGATGAGCAGAACTGGGGctagaagagggagaggacagaAGCGGGTGGGAGAGAGTGGATGGACTCCAGATCTCACTTGAAAAATGAGCATGTGTCTATGAGGGGAAGTGTCTGGGTTGTCTACTCCCCGAGCCTGTAGGCAGCCGTAACCATGCCCATACCTGGGCTCCACACTGAGAATGTGGAAGGCCGGGCTGCTCTCTGACAGGCGCTCCCGTTTCACTGGACACTCCTTCTCCTGGAAGGCAAAGGTCAGAGGTCAGGGCACTGGCACTGACCACCCCCTGCCTCTCCGGTCCCACCTGGTCAGGCCGGGCCTCACCCAGCACCGCATGATGTCCCAGAGGGCCGAGGAAGGGGCGTCTGTCTTCACAGCATTCTTACAGGCATGGGAGAGGGAGACCCGGAAGCCAGCGTGGAGGAGGGCCGACCTGGGGACCAGGAGGGATGGTGAGGGGGACGGCAGGACCCCGAAGTCAGTGCTGACCCACGTGTTGGGGTGTGAGCCTAGTTTCATGGACTCGCATGGCTGTATATCTACCAGTGACTGCAATGTCTGCATGATGCCAGCCATCCTAACAGCAAGATCCTAACATCCCTCCTGGCCAGGGCTCATGGCTTCTAAGAACTGGTCTAAGCCCTCGTGCATGAGAAGCCCTAGACCTGCATTATGTTTGATCTCTACTTTCCAGGGGACTCTGGCCCAAGAGGGGCCCAACTCGCCCAAGGGCACCCAGGGGTTCCGGCACAGGCTCCAGCCCAGGCCCGGCCTCACCGCAGCTGCAGGAGGCTGGGTGTGTTGCAGTGGATGGTGCTGCTCAGCTGGTCCAGCGTATAGTAGAGAGGCACGTCCGGGAGCTCCTGTAGTAGGACCATGGGATAGGTGTGGGGCCCATCAAGGATGGATGGCTGCCCCATTCTGGTCATAGCCCCCGGTCCCCACCTCCGTGATGACACTCAGCACTCCTCGGATCCGCTCTGCGGTGTGGAAGCGGCCAGGGTTGGCGCTCACAGCCTCGAGGACACGGCCCACGAATTCCAGGTCATGGAGGGGCTCTGCCCACATGGGGCCACCAAGCTGCGAACACACAGGGACCGGATAAGCAGGGACCAAGAATGCCAGGCCCTCCGCCTTCAAATGCTCCCCCCCGACCCGCCTCACCCCACCTGGTGTCGCTGCCCACAGTGCTCGCACTCAGGGGCCACGGGGGGGCCGCAGGCTGCAGAGAACTTGAGCCTGCTCAAAGAGGGGTAAGGTTGGGTGGGGTGGCAACCTTGGCTGggttgtccccttccccttcctccccagctcACCCTTGCTCACCGGCCACCGGAGGCTGCTGATGCTTTGCCAAGGCGCTGCAGGTGGAAGGCCCCGCAGCCCACGCACTGGAACACCAGCGCCTGCTTGCTGTGGGGGACAAGGGCAGCCGCCACTTCCTAGCATGGTCACCATATCCCAGCTCCTCCCTCAGCCTGACTGGGCTCCCTTTGGGACCCTCCCCCCCCAACATTTCCCCAAGGCAGGACCATGTCCCCCCTCTCCTGCCCACCAACCAACCCTGGGAAAGACCCTCTTGCCTCTTTCCATCCATCACCCTTCTTTGCCCCAGACTACCTGGCTGAGGCCTTGACCTTGGCCTGACCAGTGAAGACACGAACAAAAACCCGTACGTAGAAGTCAGCGCTGATGCTGAGCAGTGGCACCACAAAGCGCTGGTAGCAGTTGGCACGGAGATCCAGGCTGTGCAGGACAGTCCTCAGGGCCTGGCGTGGGGATGGGTGCCAGCCATCAGCCCTGCCCCTGCCGCCACCTTCCCTACACGGAGCCACACCAGGGGCTCACAGGTACAGAGGCAGGGCCGGCTCGTCAGGTTCTGAGCCAGCGCTGAGTGACCCTTGGCAAGGGagagcctcagcttccccatctgtaaaatcaCACCAGTCTGTCTCTTTCTGGCCCTACTGGGGACACTAAACGATTAAGGAAAGAAagcctgtgtgcgtgctaagttgcttcagtcattctTGACTCTTTGTTAcctatggactagcccaccaggctcctctgtccatgggactctccaggcaagaatactggagtgggttgccatgcctttctccagggcatcttccggacccagggatcaaacccgagtctcctgtggctcctgtatggcaggtggattctttaccactgagtcaccagggaagcccaaggaaacaAAGCACAGACCAGTTAACCAAATGGCTCCCAGTTAACATTGCATGTGTGCCCCATGCTGGGTGATGTGGCCCAAGGCTGCAGTGAGGCTCTGACACAGCAAGGAGCTAGCACTTCCCTGACCTGACAGCAGGGCTCCTAAAGACCAAGGACAAGAGCCCTCCTTTTCCAGCCCCCTGACAGAGCCAGCCTTGCCTTCTTGAATCTCCACAGCAACTCCATGGGCTCTGGGCCAACAtcacacccatttcacagatgcaaaAATGGAGGCCCGGAAAAGGTCAAGTCACTTGTCCAAAGCCACCAGCAAAACTAGGACCTGAATTCAGAGCCAAacacaaaactggaaaaactGCCTTTAAAAAAGAACACTAGACCACTGGAGTTCCCCAGTGGTCTAACGTTTAGGgctctcactgctgtggcccaagtttcaatccctggtctgggaaacaagatcctgcaagccacaaggcgtggccaaaaaaaaaacaaaacacaaaactgcAGTTGTTGAATAGGGAATACTAGAAAGAATAAtctggaagcttcctggtggtccagtggcttagactccacacgcccaatgcagggggaccaggttcgatccctggtcaaggaactagatcccacatgccgaaactaagaccagtgcagccaaattaattaaaaaaaaaaatttttttttaaaaaggagaaaaagaagaatgtaATCACCCACTCTTATCCTAGGCAAAACTGCCCCCCCCCAACCAATTTGCAGCCATGCATACTCTCAGGAATTATGCTGGTTAAAAAACGTGCatgtcaggacttccctagtgtcCTAAGGCTAAGGCTaaggctaagactccacgtttcCAGTTAAGGgggcctggtttcaatccctggtgggggaactagatcccacatgcagtaactaagagttcacatgcctcaagtaagcaactaagacctggcacagctaaatacataaataaaaataattttttaaaaagataataaaataacgTGCTTGtcgggattcccaggtggctcagtggtaaaggatccaactgccaaggcaagagacatggattccatccccaattcaggaagatcccacatgccttggagcaaacaaacctgtgcgccacaactagcgagcctgtgctctagagcctggcagctacaactactgagcccacgagctcgagagcccatgctccgcagtAAGAGAAGACGGTGCaccgcaactagggagtagcTGCCGGCTTgctgccactagagaaaagcctgtgcagcaatgaaatcccaacacagccaataaataaataaaaataaatgaacttcatatatataaaaaaagaacacgTTTGTGGTCAACGTCTGGGGATGgatctggctctggctgcctggagGAAGCTGAGCAGGTCTGGGGGGCAGGGAGGCGAGCCCGGAGGCCTCTCACCATCTCGTGGCAGGCCCGGCTCTTGAGGGCCATGGCCCCGTATTTACTGTAGCAGGTCTCCCCGCTGTTCCCCGCCAGGACCGCCATATCTGTGCAGGTGACGCACAGCAGCCCTGTGGGGAGGGATGGAGCAGTGAAGACTCGGTAACGCCCCAAGCCCTACTCCGTTTGTTCGGACCCCCCCGCAGCAGGGGGGCCTCACCTCCTTCACTCACAGCCTGCACCGCTGCATCCAGGAAAGAGGCGGGGCTGCCGTAAGGGTCGAGGTCGATGACGTCAAACCTCTCCGATGCCTTCTGGTGCTGGTACATCAGCATCCTGGGAGCAAGGAGGCAGATCTTCAGCCTGCTGCCCCAGGGACCCCTCCACAGCCTCACACTCACGCCATGTGATGGTTTGGGCCTGGACTTGGGGGCCAGCTGCCCAGGTTTAGATTCTGGCTCAGCCACTTGCTAACTGTATTAACTTTTCCTCCTTGGATCTGCTACTCATCTAACAATGGCAATAATAATAGCCAATACtgagactcccctggtggtccagtggtttggactccatgctttcactgcaggggccacgggtttgatgcctggtcagggaaccaagatcccacctgccgaatggtgtggccaaaaaaaaaacaaaaaaaactagtcAATACTGATGTagaacatatatgtgtatgcatgcttagttgtatccgactcctggtgaccctatggactgtagcccaccagactcctctgtccgtgggattctccaggcaagaatactggagtactggagtgggttgccatttcttcctccaggggatcttcccaacccagggatcacacccaagtctcctgcattggcaggcaggttctttaccactgagccacctgggaagcccgtagcACATATATAATTGACACCATTTCAGGCAGTTTATAGATGTATTAATTCAAGAATCTTCCACAGATTTGAAACTATTGTTGTTCTCTGCAGGTGAGAAAATGCAAATCCTACTGACCAAGTTATTTGTAACAGgaaccctccctcccttcctccaccctTTATACCCTGGATTTCCCTGCTGCCTCCAGCATTTCTCACCGCTACACAGTTTACTTATTTGTCATCATCTGTGCTTCCTATTACATTCTAATATGCTCAGAAAaccatgtaggatcttagttccccaaccaaggatggaacctgagcccctgcggtggaagcaaagagtcttaaccactggacggcccaGGAAGTCcccagcaaatatttttaattcatttattttctgtaaggggtcaggtagtaaatattttaggaccACATGTGGTCTATCacatattcttctttttctaaacctttaaaaatggaagagaCATTCTTAGATAGCAGGCCattaagaaaaacacacacacacaaaaacaggctgtgggcctggcaggctgtagtttgCTGATCCCTGCATTATCAACTCCATAAGGTCAGGGGTTTTATCTGTATTGTTTACCGACGCAGTCCTGACAGTAAGAATGGTGACGGGCACTGGATATACACTGGTTCACTTGACTGAATAAAAGTGCAagaagttgggacttccctggtggtccagtagctaagactccacgctcacaaacgcagggggcctggtttcCATCCCGAttgatcaaggaactagattctacatgccacaactaagagtgcGAATGTCACAACGGAGATGGAGAATCCTGGGTGCCACAACTatgacccagggcagccaaacaaataaataaaaataaataaatagtttttaaaagtgcAGGAAGTTAAGTCTGAAGTGGAGTCCATAATGGTATTTATATCCACCTGTGAGCACAAACTA
Proteins encoded:
- the TRMT1 gene encoding tRNA (guanine(26)-N(2))-dimethyltransferase isoform X2 yields the protein MICPPTVPTCRRPGPNPGSVHRDQFYFRCLERRARFMEGQPQGPPNSAAMENGTEPDGEERPPGFQETTITEGAARIVFPNANEVFYNPVQEFNRDLTCAVITEFARIQLAAKGIQIKVPGEKDVQKVVVDLSEPKEDKAELKEGANLALEDQPRTAAVGEICEEGLRVLEGLAASGLRSIRFAREVPGLRSVVANDASARAVDLMRRNVQLNEVAHLVQPSQADARMLMYQHQKASERFDVIDLDPYGSPASFLDAAVQAVSEGGLLCVTCTDMAVLAGNSGETCYSKYGAMALKSRACHEMALRTVLHSLDLRANCYQRFVVPLLSISADFYVRVFVRVFTGQAKVKASASKQALVFQCVGCGAFHLQRLGKASAASGGRLKFSAACGPPVAPECEHCGQRHQLGGPMWAEPLHDLEFVGRVLEAVSANPGRFHTAERIRGVLSVITEELPDVPLYYTLDQLSSTIHCNTPSLLQLRSALLHAGFRVSLSHACKNAVKTDAPSSALWDIMRCWEKECPVKRERLSESSPAFHILSVEPRLQANFTIRDDANPSSRQRGLKRFQANPEANWGPRPRARPGGKAAGETVEERRRMLQNKRKEPVEDPAERAAWLKTFPCKRFKEGTCQQGDQCCYSHSPPQPKATAEATPTDCPEAPSQNPAEPGAATGPGIE
- the TRMT1 gene encoding tRNA (guanine(26)-N(2))-dimethyltransferase isoform X1, which translates into the protein MICPPTVPTCRRPGPNPGSVHRDQFYFRCLERRIGGQRRARMSRARTVLWLSPTLRSVLRLYRARFMEGQPQGPPNSAAMENGTEPDGEERPPGFQETTITEGAARIVFPNANEVFYNPVQEFNRDLTCAVITEFARIQLAAKGIQIKVPGEKDVQKVVVDLSEPKEDKAELKEGANLALEDQPRTAAVGEICEEGLRVLEGLAASGLRSIRFAREVPGLRSVVANDASARAVDLMRRNVQLNEVAHLVQPSQADARMLMYQHQKASERFDVIDLDPYGSPASFLDAAVQAVSEGGLLCVTCTDMAVLAGNSGETCYSKYGAMALKSRACHEMALRTVLHSLDLRANCYQRFVVPLLSISADFYVRVFVRVFTGQAKVKASASKQALVFQCVGCGAFHLQRLGKASAASGGRLKFSAACGPPVAPECEHCGQRHQLGGPMWAEPLHDLEFVGRVLEAVSANPGRFHTAERIRGVLSVITEELPDVPLYYTLDQLSSTIHCNTPSLLQLRSALLHAGFRVSLSHACKNAVKTDAPSSALWDIMRCWEKECPVKRERLSESSPAFHILSVEPRLQANFTIRDDANPSSRQRGLKRFQANPEANWGPRPRARPGGKAAGETVEERRRMLQNKRKEPVEDPAERAAWLKTFPCKRFKEGTCQQGDQCCYSHSPPQPKATAEATPTDCPEAPSQNPAEPGAATGPGIE